One genomic window of Monodelphis domestica isolate mMonDom1 chromosome 1, mMonDom1.pri, whole genome shotgun sequence includes the following:
- the AK1 gene encoding adenylate kinase isoenzyme 1 isoform X1, producing MGHCFSHDSIKTNEEQGLPKADAEKLKGVKIIFVVGGPGSGKGTQCEKIVEKYGFTHLSSGDLLREEVRSGSERGKTLSEIMEKGELVPLDTVLDMLKEAILAKAETSKGFLIDGYPREVAQGEAFEKKIGSPTLLLYIDAGSETMVERLLKRGETSGRVDDNEETIKSRLKTYYSATEPVIKFYEGRGIVRRINAEGSVESVFEEVCTHLDALN from the exons ATGGGGCATTGCTTCTCTCATGATAGTATCAAGACCAATGAAGAACAGGGTCTCCCGAAGGCTGATGCAG AAAAACTAAAGGGTGTCAAGATCATCTTTGTGGTGG GGGGACCAGGATCAGGGAAGGGGACCCAATGTGAGAAGATTGTTGAGAAATATGGCTTTACACATCTATCCAGTGGAGATCTCCTGCGGGAAGAGGTCCGCTCTGGCTCTGAGAGGGGCAAGACCCTGTCAGAAATCATGGAGAAGGGAGAACTGGTACCCTTG GATACTGTATTGGATATGCTCAAAGAAGCCATACTAGCTAAGGCTGAGACCTCCAAGGGCTTCTTGATAGATGGCTACCCTCGGGAAGTGGCACAGGGAGAAGCATTTGAAAAGAAG ATTGGCAGCCCCACACTTCTGCTTTATATTGATGCTGGCTCAGAAACCATGGTGGAAAGGTTGCTGAAACGAGGAGAAACCAGTGGACGAGTAGATGATAACGAAGAGACCATTAAGAGTCGCCTGAAAACCTACTACAGTGCCACAGAGCCAGTCATCAAATTTTATGAGGGTCGGGGTATTGTCCGAAGG ATCAATGCTGAAGGCTCAGTGGAAAGTGTCTTTGAAGAAGTCTGTACCCATCTAGACGCCCTGAATTGA
- the AK1 gene encoding adenylate kinase isoenzyme 1 isoform X2 → MEKKLKGVKIIFVVGGPGSGKGTQCEKIVEKYGFTHLSSGDLLREEVRSGSERGKTLSEIMEKGELVPLDTVLDMLKEAILAKAETSKGFLIDGYPREVAQGEAFEKKIGSPTLLLYIDAGSETMVERLLKRGETSGRVDDNEETIKSRLKTYYSATEPVIKFYEGRGIVRRINAEGSVESVFEEVCTHLDALN, encoded by the exons ATGGAAA AAAAACTAAAGGGTGTCAAGATCATCTTTGTGGTGG GGGGACCAGGATCAGGGAAGGGGACCCAATGTGAGAAGATTGTTGAGAAATATGGCTTTACACATCTATCCAGTGGAGATCTCCTGCGGGAAGAGGTCCGCTCTGGCTCTGAGAGGGGCAAGACCCTGTCAGAAATCATGGAGAAGGGAGAACTGGTACCCTTG GATACTGTATTGGATATGCTCAAAGAAGCCATACTAGCTAAGGCTGAGACCTCCAAGGGCTTCTTGATAGATGGCTACCCTCGGGAAGTGGCACAGGGAGAAGCATTTGAAAAGAAG ATTGGCAGCCCCACACTTCTGCTTTATATTGATGCTGGCTCAGAAACCATGGTGGAAAGGTTGCTGAAACGAGGAGAAACCAGTGGACGAGTAGATGATAACGAAGAGACCATTAAGAGTCGCCTGAAAACCTACTACAGTGCCACAGAGCCAGTCATCAAATTTTATGAGGGTCGGGGTATTGTCCGAAGG ATCAATGCTGAAGGCTCAGTGGAAAGTGTCTTTGAAGAAGTCTGTACCCATCTAGACGCCCTGAATTGA